Proteins from a genomic interval of Planktothrix sp. FACHB-1365:
- a CDS encoding DNA cytosine methyltransferase encodes MIPLTECLSKINWKKSPSMISLFSGCGGMDLPFHKAGFKVVWAIDSNENACQTFRRNISNVIVCDQIENINISELPNADLITGGFPCQDFSMIWKRPGLEGERGNLYTYFLKFVQAKRPKAFIAENVKGLLSANNYKAIQRIISDFENIEPGYLVKPKLYNFADYGVPQFRERVLLVGIRKDTGFNFIHPQPEYGLNRKYPYRTASQVLAGVEKIPYNNEHQKIQPRTIEILKRIKPGGNFTDIPKDSEYYVKGMISHVYRRLHPDKPSTTIIAGGGGGTWGYHYQEPRALTNRERARLQSFPDNFIFEGSLTEVRRQIGNAVPPDGIVALVEALIPLFQGNYERVNLYDLSQDLQQLSIKERLKLANQENRELLSLG; translated from the coding sequence ATGATCCCATTAACAGAATGTTTATCTAAAATTAACTGGAAAAAATCTCCCTCTATGATTTCATTATTTTCAGGATGTGGGGGTATGGATTTACCCTTTCATAAAGCAGGATTTAAAGTAGTTTGGGCAATTGATTCTAATGAAAATGCTTGCCAAACTTTTAGACGGAATATATCTAATGTAATTGTTTGTGATCAAATCGAAAATATTAATATTTCCGAACTTCCTAATGCTGATTTAATTACGGGAGGTTTCCCCTGTCAAGACTTTTCAATGATTTGGAAACGTCCTGGTTTAGAAGGAGAAAGAGGAAATTTATATACTTATTTTCTTAAATTTGTGCAAGCGAAAAGACCGAAAGCCTTTATTGCTGAAAATGTCAAGGGATTATTAAGTGCGAATAATTATAAAGCAATTCAACGAATTATTTCTGATTTTGAAAATATTGAACCGGGATATTTAGTTAAACCGAAACTTTATAATTTTGCTGATTATGGGGTTCCTCAATTTCGAGAACGGGTGTTATTAGTTGGAATTAGAAAAGATACAGGGTTTAATTTTATTCATCCCCAACCCGAATATGGCTTAAATCGAAAGTATCCTTATCGAACTGCATCACAAGTATTAGCCGGGGTAGAAAAAATTCCCTATAATAATGAACATCAAAAAATCCAACCAAGAACCATTGAAATTTTAAAACGGATTAAACCCGGAGGAAATTTTACTGATATTCCGAAAGATAGTGAATATTATGTTAAAGGAATGATTAGTCATGTTTACCGACGTTTACACCCTGACAAACCTTCAACAACCATTATCGCAGGAGGTGGCGGTGGAACTTGGGGATATCATTATCAAGAACCCAGAGCATTAACTAATCGAGAACGAGCTCGGTTACAATCGTTTCCAGATAATTTTATCTTTGAAGGATCATTGACAGAAGTTCGCAGACAAATTGGGAATGCAGTTCCTCCTGATGGTATTGTAGCCTTAGTTGAAGCATTAATTCCTTTGTTTCAAGGTAATTATGAGCGAGTTAATTTATATGATTTGAGTCAAGATTTACAACAATTATCAATTAAAGAACGTTTAAAATTAGCCAATCAAGAAAACCGTGAATTACTATCACTCGGGTAA
- a CDS encoding DUF29 domain-containing protein gives MTTQLPITESQQTSSLYEEDYYLWLMNTIHQLQHGKLAKVDLVNLIEELEAMVRSEKKAITSNLRILLMHLLKYKYQSEKRTNSWLFTIREHRKRLRDDFKNSPSLKRYFLDVFEECYQDARELAADETGLSINTFPVESPFSQEDTLNPDYLPE, from the coding sequence ATGACAACCCAACTCCCGATCACAGAATCTCAACAAACTTCTAGTTTATATGAAGAAGATTATTATCTTTGGTTAATGAATACAATTCATCAATTACAACATGGAAAATTAGCCAAAGTTGATCTCGTTAATTTAATTGAAGAATTAGAAGCTATGGTCAGAAGTGAAAAAAAGGCTATCACAAGTAATCTCAGAATTTTATTAATGCACCTATTAAAATATAAGTATCAATCTGAGAAACGAACAAATAGTTGGCTATTTACTATTCGAGAACATCGAAAAAGATTACGAGACGATTTTAAAAATAGTCCGAGTTTAAAGCGATATTTTCTTGATGTTTTTGAAGAATGTTATCAAGATGCTAGAGAATTAGCTGCTGATGAAACGGGATTATCAATCAATACTTTTCCTGTAGAATCTCCCTTTTCCCAAGAAGATACTTTAAACCCAGATTATTTACCCGAGTGA